In one Nicotiana tomentosiformis chromosome 6, ASM39032v3, whole genome shotgun sequence genomic region, the following are encoded:
- the LOC104113695 gene encoding protein TOC75-3, chloroplastic, whose translation MASIAAPGLALSVHRSHRRLTPAIATTTTAASVPSLTIKSKHPTFPSSQNPKPSSSSPRNNFDILGSKKLQNVIKTTAVIGCGLYALSNGVSNAQLSGNGGGGSSGGSGGGGGGGGGGGGRDSFWSKIFSPAAIAGEEESQEWDSHGLPANIVVQLNKLSGFKKYKVSDIMFLDRRRGSTVGTEDSFFEMVSLRPNGVYTKAQLTKELETLATSGMFEKVDLDAKTNPDGTVGVTISFLESTWQSADRFRCINVGLMPQSKPIEMDPDMTEKEKLEYYRSQEKDYRRRIERSRPCLLPPPVQREILQMLREQGAVSARLLQKIRDRVQQWYHENGYACAQVVNFGNLNTKEVVCEVVEGDITQMVVQFQDKLGNVCEGNTQYPVVRRELPRQLRQGQVFNIEAGKQALRNINSLALFSNIEVNPRPDEKNEGGIIVEIKLKELEQKSAEVSTEWSIVPGRGGRPTLASIQPGGTVSFEHRNLKGLNRSILGSVTTSNFLNPQDDLAFKLEYVHPYLDGVYNSRNRTLKASCFNSRKLSPVFTGGPGVDEVPPIWVDRAGLKANITENFTRQSKFTYGLVMEEITTRDESSHISSRGQRVLPSGGISADGPPTTLSETGIDRMAFLQANITRDNTKFINGTIVGERNVFQVDQGLGIGSKFPFFNRHQLTMTRFVQLKQVEEGVGKAPPPVLVLHGHYGGCVGDLPSYDAFTLGGPYSVRGYNMGEIGAARNILELAAELRIPVRNTHVYAFAEHGNDLGSSKDVKGNPTEVYRRMGHGSSYGVGVKLGLVRAEYAVDHNSGTGAIFFRFGERF comes from the exons ATGGCGTCCATCGCCGCTCCTGGTCTCGCACTTTCCGTCCACCGTTCACACCGCCGGCTCACTCCAGCCATCGCAACCACCACCACTGCTGCCTCCGTCCCTTCACTTACAATCAAATCCAAGCATCCTACATTCCCTTCCTcccaaaaccctaaaccctcATCCTCGAGCCCTCGCAATAATTTTGACATTTTGGGCTCGAAAAAGCTCCAAAATGTCATAAAAACCACCGCCGTCATTGGCTGTGGTCTCTACGCGCTCTCCAACGGCGTGTCCAACGCTCAACTCAGCGGAAACGGTGGCGGCGGATCCTCCGGTGGTTCTGGTGGTGGTGGAGGCGGAGGCGGCGGCGGCGGCGGCAGAGATAGCTTCTGGTCGAAGATTTTCTCTCCGGCAGCTATTGCCGGAGAAGAAGAATCACAGGAATGGGATTCTCACGGCTTGCCGGCGAATATTGTGGTACAACTGAACAAACTAAGTGGGTTCAAGAAGTACAAGGTATCTGACATCATGTTCCTCGACCGCCGCCGCGGGTCAACGGTAGGGACGGAAGATTCCTTCTTCGAAATGGTGTCTCTACGGCCAAATGGTGTCTACACGAAGGCGCAGCTCACTAAAGAGCTGGAAACCCTAGCTACCAGTGGAATGTTCGAGAAAGTTGATCTAGATGCAAAAACAAACCCTGATGGAACAGTCGGGGTTACGATATCCTTTTTAGAAAGCACGTGGCAGTCAGCTGATAGATTTAGGTGTATCAATGTGGGCCTAATGCCACAGTCTAAGCCTATTGAAATGGATCCAGACATGACTGAGAAGGAGAAATTGGAGTATTACAGGAGCCAGGAGAAGGATTATAGGAGGAGGATTGAAAGGTCAAGGCCGTGTTTGTTGCCGCCACCCGTGCAAAGGGAGATTTTGCAGATGTTGAGGGAGCAAGGGGCAGTTAGTGCTAGGTTGTTGCAGAAGATTAGGGATAGAGTGCAGCAGTGGTATCATGAGAATGGTTACGCATGCGCCCAAGTTgtgaattttgggaatttgaatACGAAGGAGGTGGTTTGTGAGGTGGTGGAAGGGGATATTACTCAAATGGTTGTTCAGTTTCAGGATAAGCTGGGAAATGTATGTGAGGGAAACACTCAATATCCGGTTGTCCGGAGAGAATTGCCTAGGCAG CTTCGTCAAGGACAAGTTTTCAACATTGAAGCTGGAAAACAGGCTTTGAGAAATATAAATTCTCTAGCTCTCTTCTCTAATATTGAAGTCAACCCTCGCCCAGATGAAAAGAATGAGGGAGGGATAATTGTTGAAATTAAGCTCAAGGAATTGGAACAGAAGTCAGCTGAAGTCAGTACTGAATGGAGCATCGTCCCTGGACGTGGAGGTCGCCCCACATTG GCTTCAATTCAACCTGGTGGAACTGTTTCCTTTGAGCATCGGAATCTTAAGGGGCTCAATCGGTCAATTCTTGGTTCTGTGACTACCAGTAACTTCCTCAATCCTCAG GATGATCTTGCTTTTAAGTTAGAGTATGTTCATCCGTATTTAGATGGTGTTTACAATTCGCGAAACCGCACGCTCAAAGCTAGCTGCTTCAACAGCAGAAAGTTGAGTCCTGTCTTTACTGGGGGCCCTGGAGTAGATGAAGTCCCTCCTATATGGGTTGATCGTGCTGGACTTAAAGCCAACATTACTGAG AATTTCACTCGTCAGAGTAAATTCACCTACGGACTAGTGATGGAAGAGATAACAACACGCGATGAAAGCAGCCATATTTCTTCTCGTGGACAGAGAGTATTGCCTAGTGGTGGAATTAGTGCAGATGGACCTCCCACAACGCTTAGTGAAACTGGCATTGACCGCATGGCATTTTTACAAGCTAACATCACACGAGATAACACCAAATTCATAAATGGGACAATTGTTGGTGAGAGGAATGTCTTCCAG GTTGATCAAGGACTTGGAATTGGCAGTAAGTTCCCATTCTTTAACCGCCACCAGCTGACAATGACCCGATTTGTTCAGCTGAAGCAAGTAGAAGAAGGTGTTGGTAAGGCTCCACCACCTGTCCTAGTCCTCCATGGCCACTATGGTGGATGTGTTGGAGACCTTCCCAGTTATGATGCTTTTACACTTGGGGGACCTTATTCAGTGAGGGGCTACAATATGGGAGAGATTGGTGCAGCTAGAAATATACTGGAG